The proteins below are encoded in one region of Candidatus Polarisedimenticolia bacterium:
- a CDS encoding Rne/Rng family ribonuclease, giving the protein MRREILIEGITPETRIAVLEDDHLAELHVERSSARGVAGNIYKGRVSNVLPGMQAAFVDIGIDRDAFLYVEDAGSRVDPDRLEEGDPGEEEPAGIPSSGTPPPPRIEDLLAPGQEIVVQVRKDPVADKGARLTSHLSLPGRFLVYLPGIPHIGVSRRIEDVAERERLKDAARDLARDLGLPGGFIVRTAGEGRDASDFPADARYLAQAWEEIRRRTGSLATPALLHEEAGMVIKVLRDLLNRDVVQVVWDGEATGREAEAFVSRIEPDLMPRIRRHTGPRPLFEERGLQREIERSLRPRVWLRSGGSIVINPTEALVAVDVNTGKFVGKNRLEETILRTNLEAATEIVRQIRLRDLGGIIVIDFIDMAEQASKDEVVRVLEAEMQKDRAKSRMLQISEFGLVEITRQRTRRNLERVLCRPCPACSGSGRLKSPETILWEILREIRTLGPMASGARVTARVHPEVAARLAEQGEGLLRGAATSAPWPPLQFLPDPTLGHEEFALTVQDAP; this is encoded by the coding sequence ATGCGTCGCGAAATCCTGATCGAGGGGATCACTCCGGAAACCCGCATCGCCGTGCTCGAGGACGACCACCTGGCGGAGCTCCACGTCGAACGGTCCTCGGCCCGCGGCGTCGCCGGAAACATCTACAAGGGCCGCGTGAGCAATGTCCTCCCGGGCATGCAGGCGGCGTTCGTCGACATCGGCATCGACCGCGACGCGTTTCTGTACGTCGAGGACGCCGGGAGCCGGGTCGACCCAGACAGGCTCGAGGAGGGGGATCCAGGGGAGGAGGAGCCGGCGGGGATCCCCTCGAGCGGGACCCCCCCTCCGCCGCGCATCGAGGACCTGCTCGCGCCCGGACAGGAGATCGTCGTTCAGGTCAGGAAGGACCCGGTGGCGGACAAAGGGGCCAGGCTGACCTCGCACCTGTCGCTGCCCGGCCGGTTCCTGGTCTACCTGCCGGGAATACCCCACATCGGCGTGTCCCGCAGGATCGAGGACGTGGCCGAGCGCGAGCGACTCAAGGACGCGGCGCGCGACCTGGCCCGGGACCTGGGATTGCCCGGCGGTTTCATCGTCCGCACGGCGGGAGAGGGGAGAGACGCTTCGGATTTTCCGGCCGACGCGCGCTACCTGGCCCAGGCGTGGGAGGAGATCCGGCGCCGGACGGGATCCCTGGCGACGCCGGCTCTCCTGCACGAGGAAGCCGGAATGGTGATCAAGGTGCTCCGGGACCTCCTGAATCGTGACGTCGTCCAGGTCGTATGGGACGGCGAGGCGACAGGCCGTGAGGCGGAGGCGTTCGTGTCCCGGATCGAGCCGGACCTGATGCCGCGCATCCGCCGGCACACGGGACCGCGGCCCCTGTTCGAGGAGCGCGGGCTGCAACGGGAAATCGAGCGCTCCCTCCGGCCGCGCGTCTGGTTGCGATCGGGGGGATCGATCGTGATCAACCCGACCGAGGCCCTGGTGGCCGTGGACGTGAACACGGGCAAATTCGTAGGCAAGAACCGGCTCGAGGAGACGATTCTCAGGACCAATCTGGAGGCGGCGACGGAAATTGTCCGCCAGATCCGCCTGCGTGACCTGGGCGGAATCATCGTCATCGATTTCATCGACATGGCGGAGCAGGCGAGCAAGGACGAGGTCGTCAGGGTGCTCGAGGCCGAGATGCAGAAGGACCGGGCGAAGTCGCGCATGCTGCAGATCAGCGAATTCGGCCTGGTGGAAATCACCCGGCAGCGCACCCGTCGAAACCTGGAACGGGTGCTGTGCAGGCCGTGCCCCGCGTGCTCCGGATCGGGCCGCTTGAAATCACCGGAGACCATCCTCTGGGAGATCCTGAGGGAGATCCGGACTCTGGGCCCGATGGCGTCGGGCGCCCGGGTCACCGCACGGGTCCACCCGGAGGTGGCCGCCCGGCTGGCGGAACAGGGGGAGGGGCTGCTGCGCGGCGCGGCCACGTCCGCCCCCTGGCCGCCGCTCCAGTTCCTGCCGGACCCCACCCTCGGCCACGAGGAGTTCGCGCTGACGGTTCAGGACGCTCCCTGA